The Phacochoerus africanus isolate WHEZ1 chromosome X, ROS_Pafr_v1, whole genome shotgun sequence genome has a segment encoding these proteins:
- the LOC125117898 gene encoding collagen alpha-1(I) chain-like, which yields MQIPGDAFLVSKEPGWRVAFQRNPPLAPETRLRVSIPLPAGQEGHPQRGNAAPKPRSLSWRRASPSSGGPGGGRRDPEARTRRPHAGTLSQQVGSPDSAATRVGVPGPRSSGGCGGPSPPPCSTLRLCTPGIPAGTELPTPNPSSAPRAPLQRHLQAERAPRRVSGRGGNWRPSGRRRRPREVRSPGPSGPRSPAASSLRAGPESLVSPSPVPCPAWRSDLPLLPLHRSGLLPRAPLLGKQ from the coding sequence GAGACGCATTCTTGGTCTCAAAGGAGCCAGGCTGGAGAGTGGCTTTTCAGCGAAACCCACCCCTAGCACCCGAGACGCGACTCAGAGTTTCCATTCCGCTGCCTGCGGGTCAAGAGGGCCATCCCCAGAGAGGAAACGCTGCCCCTAAACCGCGATCCCTGAGCTGGAGGCGAGCCTCCCCGAGCTCCGGGGGCCCGGGAGGCGGCCGGAGGGACCCTGAAGCACGCACCAGACGGCCTCACGCCGGGACGCTATCGCAACAGGTCGGCTCTCCAGACTCTGCCGCCACTCGGGTGGGAGTGCCGGGCCCGAGGAGCAGTGGGGGTTGTggcggcccctccccacccccttgctcGACCCTCCGGCTCTGCACCCCCGGGATTCCCGCGGGGACCGAGCTCCCCACCCCGAACCCCAGCAGCGCGCCCAGGGCGCCTCTACAGCGCCACCTGCAGGCGGAACGCGCGCCGCGCCGCGTCTCTGGCCGAGGCGGGAACTGGCGGCCGAGCGGGCGGAGGAGGAGACCGCGAGAGGTCCGTTCTCCTGGCCCGAGCGGTCCCCGTTCGCCAGCGGCTTCCTCGCTCCGTGCCGGCCCCGAGAGCCTGGTCAGTCCGAGCCCCGTCCCATGCCCCGCCTGGCGCTCCGACCTTCCACTCCTGCCGCTGCATCGGAGCGGCCTCCTCCCCCGGGCGCCTCTTCTCGGGAAGCAGTGA